The genomic region ATCGTGCAGTTCACGAAGCAATGCCTTCTCAATGATTTCATTTCTTAACTCATACCCCTTGCGAATTGCGTCAATGTCGTCCTCCGAAAGATGAGGGGAAGCTACTAATTGAATTTTTCCGCCATTTTCAACAAGCCCTGCAATCCCCTTGGATATTTCTACAAGGGCAGATGAAGAGAAAAAGCCAACAGCTCTTCTATACAAATTTGCCTGTCTTAGCAAGGGGATGTAAAAATCCTTAGCGACATTATCGATAAGAGATCGATATTCATTTTTTATGCTTATATCCTGTAAGCTCAACTTGAAGTTCACCTCCGTCTTGCTATTCCAAGTTATCTATATATGCTCCAAGTGTTGGAAAAATCTTGTTATTAGCAAAATGATAATATTTTCGCAAAGCATTTGAGATATTTCCGTTTACGTCATTCATTTCAGTTTTTATTTTAAGCAAGGATTCATACATCCTTTTATCATCCGATACGATATAGTCAAGAGAAGTATCAAAGTGCCGCTCTATCATTCGTGCCTTATTTACTCTTGAACGCACAGCTTTGACTTTGCTGACTATATTTTCATCTTCGAGTAAATAATTCTCAAACTCTCGTTCTCTCACTTTATATCACTCCTAACCGTTTTCGTAAATATAGTCTAACGCTTGTCCAAGCTTTACAAAGTCGTCATCTGTATTGAAATAGCTCACGCTAAATCTAACTGTTCCAGCAGGGAAAGTACCTAAAAACTGATGAGCAAATGGCGCACAGTGAAGTCCTGTTCTAACCTCGACCCCCTGTTCACCCAATGTCTGACCGATATTGTCGCTGCTGTAACCATCAAAGACACAGGACACAACGCCAACAGCATCGGCGGCATCTGAAGGAGCAATAATTCTGATATTTTTATACTTACTTAATAAAGCAAATAACTTTTTATGGTTTTCTTTTTCTTTGGCATAGATACGATCTATCCCTGTTTTCTTTATCCAATTCAAAGCAGCATTCAACCCAGCTATTGCCATTATGTTTTGGCTGCCGACTTCATATCTCTCAGGAATTGTATCAGGTACATTTGGATTTGCAGAATCAATTCCTGTGCCGCCATAAATAAGAGGTTTAAGCTTGATATCACCATTACAAATAAATCCTGCAATGCCAAAGGTGGCGTATAAGGTCTTGTGTCCAGCAAAAACCCCAAAATCATAGATATTACTGCTTAAATCCATATTTATAAGTCCCGCAGTTTGGCACATATCGACCACGTTAATTGATCCGTATTGGTGCGACATCGTGCAAATATCGTATATAGGAGCTACCACGCCACACACGTTACTCGCATGGCTCATTATTACAATGTTGGGTCTATTCTCAGCAAACTGATATTTGATTTTTTCTAAATCGTAGGTTAGCTCCCTTTCGGTAACGGACAAGGTAATAATGTTCAGTTTATATAAACCTTGCAAATAATTCAGCACCCTAGTAACCGCATTATGTTCAAAGGGCGAAACATAAATGTTAAAATTGTCCGATATAGACAATCCTTGCAAAATAATGTTGATTGCTTCCGTTGCCGATGGGGTAAATACTACCTTCTTAGCAGGGCAGTGGAACAGCTCCATCATTAAATTTCTAGTATCTTGAGTAAGTTTACTTGCAGAGTTATTTTGTCCACGACCAGAGTTAATTCCCGTCTCACGATAATATTTATCTACAAAACTATACACTTCTTCCGGCTTAGGGAAGGTGGTAGCAGCATTATTGAAATAAGCTATTTTATCCAACTGTTAGATCCCTCCCCCACACATCTTTTCAATAAACTCCATAAGGATTTGTCTTTTTTCTTGTTCTGAAATTGACTGGCCCATATCATTGAGAGCCGTGGCTATTTCATTGTAGAGGAGCTTGCCTCTATCGCTGTAAGTTGTTTTATCAAAGGACTTAACAACTTCTTCACCATCTTTTCCTACAAACGACACTTTGTAACTATTTGAGCTTACTGCTGAATGTTCAACCTGTGCTGCAGTTAAATCATACTCTAAAATTGTTTTCTTAATCTTTTCTAATTCTACTGTAAATTCGGAAATCGTATCTGCAGTCCAATCGTCAATTCTCAGGTCGGTAACTGCTTTTGCAAGCCTTTCGATGAATGTCTTTTCATCATTGCCAATACTGCTCATGAGCTGCAGAACCTTATGTTCTTCATTAGGGAATAAGTAGCTCAGCGTAGTAGGCTTTAATCTTTCAATAAAATCTTTGATAATGGACGTCAATGTAGCATTATCAGCTTGACCAGCCTTGAAAACGTCTTTCACATCGTTTATCAGATGTTTGATGAGTCCAATTTTAGCACGATCAAAGGTAGATTTTGAGCTTCTGATATTGTCAACGATGTCCACCGTAAACTCTTTGTATCCGAAAATATCAAACATCTTCTCGAACAGATATTCTCGAGCATTGATGTCGATCTGCTTTAAGCTCCCGATAAATTTGACTTGTGCAGGAGATATTTTTTCAGGCGAAGCATCCTTTCCTTTATAGTTTGTCTTTAACTCCTTCGCATACTTAGGCAGACTCATGTACCAGCGTGACATAGCGGACACAACATAAGTAAATGAGTTGTAGTCCTTTTCTTTTGAAATAACATAATCCGAAAAGAGATCTGCCAGGCTATCAATATAGGCTGACTTATCTTCATTCCAATCCTCCATAAAGGCGGTAAAAGCCTTTGGATTTTCGTT from Actinomycetota bacterium harbors:
- a CDS encoding aminotransferase class V-fold PLP-dependent enzyme, which gives rise to MAYFNNAATTFPKPEEVYSFVDKYYRETGINSGRGQNNSASKLTQDTRNLMMELFHCPAKKVVFTPSATEAINIILQGLSISDNFNIYVSPFEHNAVTRVLNYLQGLYKLNIITLSVTERELTYDLEKIKYQFAENRPNIVIMSHASNVCGVVAPIYDICTMSHQYGSINVVDMCQTAGLINMDLSSNIYDFGVFAGHKTLYATFGIAGFICNGDIKLKPLIYGGTGIDSANPNVPDTIPERYEVGSQNIMAIAGLNAALNWIKKTGIDRIYAKEKENHKKLFALLSKYKNIRIIAPSDAADAVGVVSCVFDGYSSDNIGQTLGEQGVEVRTGLHCAPFAHQFLGTFPAGTVRFSVSYFNTDDDFVKLGQALDYIYENG